Sequence from the Syngnathus acus chromosome 13, fSynAcu1.2, whole genome shotgun sequence genome:
GTTTACCCGCATTTATCCCCATTAAGAAATCTTTAAAGTGTACCTATATTGATTGGCATGTCGGGAATTGTGTGCTTCCGGATCGATTGTACACTCGCTGCAATCTTAAACATCCAAAGAAATGTTTCACTCAAGGACACCGTGTTCCCACACTAAGAACTCGCTGAGACAATTTCAAGGAGTATGTTGGATTTGAACTGCCAAGCCCGGTTAAAATGGATCTTTGACATCTATAGCCATCAACGGCAGTGAATACTTTCTAAGACTAGGAAATCCGTTTTTGAAAAGACTCAGGGACACGTGGGAACCTTATCGGAATGAAAGTAGTCAAGAAACAATTTTTGATGCTCTCCTGTGTTTGGGGGGGAACCGAAACAGCATCTCTTGGGGAATCTAGTCTCCCACTATACATGTCTTAAAACCAAGATTTTCAAACACcgttcaaagtaaaaaaacaacaactctaatatgtatttataatCTTACAGTGTCAAAGATGTGACAAATATACTCGAGACAATTTCCCAATCTACTATATTTACAAAGATGAATGCCGAACTGAGAGGATTCGGGTTCAACGACCCTTGCGTGAATGTCAGGGTTTCTTTTACAAGTTTTCCTTGAGCCATTTGATGTAGTTGTCCGTCATGCGGTGACCGATGCGGAAGTCCGTCGGCCACACGGTGAACATAATGGCTCCGTGAAATCCCGAGTCGTAGTGTTCGTGCGTCACTTccacgtcagcggcgcgcagtCGCGTGGCGTACATAATCCCGTCATCTCTCAGGACGTCGTACTCGCATGTCATGATGTAGGCTTTGGGTAGACCGCGCAAAGCCGCGTCCGGAACCAGCAACGGGGACGCCCTCGGGTCGGATAAAGATTCAAACGATAGCCCCGCCTCTCCCTGCGCTACTTCCGGGGCGCTGTAATTGTATTTTCCGTGATACGTTTCAGGCAGGAAGGCGCTCCAGTTGACGAACTTCAACAGGCTGGAAGACTCTGGGTTGTTGTGGGCGTTGGCCATCATGGCTCTGAAAAATGCCCTGTCGCTGGTGAAGTACTCGCTCCAGAACCGTACCATGAGGGTACGTGGTAAAATGGGCATGTCTTGATTCTGCTGATAAGATGGCGTGTTCAGGTCCAGTGCCTGGAGCACAGGGTAGATGAGGGCTTGGGCTTTGAACTGAACCTTTTGTGTTGGGTCCTTCAGTAACTGGAACGATACGgcagagagaagaaaatatcTTACTGAAATCGCCCGAGAGCGTCTGATGACATCGACGTATTGCGTCATCTCACCACTTGTGTGATTCAAAGCCGACATGATCCATCAACCCCTAAGCCAAAACCCACATGCTTGTCTCTATGCCATTCACACATGACCCCCAGAAGCATTTTAGAGAGCTGCAAAGTTGACTTTAGAGGCAGCAGATTGTGAACCAGCATGACTGCTGTTGTGTAAAAGTTAATCGCCCGTGGTAAAGTATACCGAGCTGGCATCTACTTCAGATTTTAGTAGTCTTTTACTTTTGGTTTAACCTGTTTCGCAAGACGTAGAGGTTTCATTTACC
This genomic interval carries:
- the aadac gene encoding arylacetamide deacetylase produces the protein MRLGSIFLVVALCSFSAYYIYEPIPENIDERWKLMLTDTFFRSLSHLADFSELIGLKDYMGVMYVITLLENIAPVSDEHINVTVEAFDGVEVLLYQPKQQSGEMELRRALIYLHGGGWCLGSSHMGPYDFLARKVATELNAVILSVEYRLAPPHHFPVPYEDVYRVVKHFLQIDVLAQYSVDPGRIAVSGDSAGGNLAAAVSQQLLKDPTQKVQFKAQALIYPVLQALDLNTPSYQQNQDMPILPRTLMVRFWSEYFTSDRAFFRAMMANAHNNPESSSLLKFVNWSAFLPETYHGKYNYSAPEVAQGEAGLSFESLSDPRASPLLVPDAALRGLPKAYIMTCEYDVLRDDGIMYATRLRAADVEVTHEHYDSGFHGAIMFTVWPTDFRIGHRMTDNYIKWLKENL